The sequence below is a genomic window from Dioscorea cayenensis subsp. rotundata cultivar TDr96_F1 chromosome 6, TDr96_F1_v2_PseudoChromosome.rev07_lg8_w22 25.fasta, whole genome shotgun sequence.
GAATTGACATGGCTGAAGACATGTTTAATGAATGGCGATCTACTAGAACAAATTGATATGATTGCTCCTATGTTAAGTTTCCcaattaatgtttgtttttgtaATAGCACCTTTCTACTTTTTCCATTGCATTTAATAAAATTGGTATGATGCTCCATTGTCATGGTAATATtgtattatatagttttttgttaaattttatcaAATGCCATTAATATTTGCAGCTTACCAACACCATTTACTAAAGTTTTCTTCATTGGTTGTGTCCTTGCATCACTTTATTGAATAATACCTGCAGGTAATAATTATAGCATGCCAAATGAGAGTATTATTTGGTTCACATCATTCCAAATTAAgactattgttttctttttctccttgcattgactatggttttttttcccttcagAATGGATCATGAATCTCAACATCGAGGTAGGGGTATGAACAAACATTATTGGACAACACAAGAAGACAAGGTGTTAATCGAAACTTTAGTTGAGTTGTCGACAAATACCGTGTGGCGTGGGGAGAATGGCTTCAGAAATGGGTACTTGTACCAACTAGAGAAAATGTTGAAGGAGAAATTCCCGCAAACAACTCTGAAGGGTGTCCCAAATATAGAGTCCCGTGTAAAGCTTTTTAGAAGCAAAACCACCGCGATAGCTGATATTCTGGCCATTATTGGTTTCATTTgggacaacaacaacaacactatCGAGTGCGAGAAAAGCACGTATGATGAATATGTTAAGGTacattaaattatgttttgtttcatACACGAAGTCCTTTTAATCCGTACCActctaattaatgtttaatttatttatttatttatttttctatgtatCAAGACTCACAAAGAAGCTGCTGGACTATATGGAAAATCTTTTCCATTCTTCAATGATCTCACCCCAATCTTTGCAAAGGATAGAGCTTAGGGCAATGCAAGGGGGTGACCTTGTAGATGATGCAGAACAGTATATGCATGATTCCTATGCACACATGGATGATAATGCAAATTTTGTTCCAATATCAAGTGACGATTCTTTTATGCCCATGGATGACCACATTGATTCTCCACCACCTAATTCGTATGATAATTGTGCCTCAAGTTCCAttggaagaaaaaggaaaaattgtgCGAAGGAACAGAATATCGCTGCAATTTCTGCAAAGTTTCACCATTTCGTGAATCTTGTGGGACCGGGGTTCAAGACTTTAGCTGAATGTGTTGTTCGTGATTCTGAGGCCAAAGCGTATATGGTGGCAGCTCGGAAAGAAGTTGATGAACGAAAAAAATTACTGAATGATGTCATTTTCAATATCCATGGCCTTACTGAGGATGAAGCTTTAATGGTAATGCAAATTCTTAGAAATGATGAGGAACAGCTAAACATGTTTTGGGAGTTAGCTAACGAGAGAAAGCTCCGTTTTTGTCACCTACTCCTAGGAAGAATGCCAAATCACCCACCCATGTGATGTTATTTGATGTGCTTGATGTTATGGGTATTATGTCCCATGTTCTTATCTAAGACAGGTTTTTGGTTGGATATTATGGGTTGCTCCCATGAAactttattgttgtttctttatcatgtttttatctaagacagatttttcttttttcgatAGTATGGGTTGCACCCATTaaactttgttgttgttgttgttgtttcctTATTATGTTGTTATGTAAGACAGATTTTTTGTTGTTACCCATTTTTGGGCAACATATCATGTTTATCATCATTGGAATTTTCTACATGTGTATAACTGTAGGTGGCCTTCCATGTAAGCTAGAAGGCATCATAGAGTCGCCATTGATAAATGTGTATCAGAAGAAGTGCGAGTTTTCAGTAGGCTATTCCTCATAAGGAAAATGTACTATCTATGTATTTCCACAAGTGTGTTATATTTAAAATTGCAGGGAGGGTATAACAGCAGCAGAGGAGCCTATCAATTGTCCAAACGTATCTGAAATTTCTTGCAAATTTGCTTTGATCTTTCAAGAGTTTCTAGAGTCCTCTGTGTTTCCTGGTTGTTTCCAAAGTTTTTCTTACACTTTTGCATTTTAGTGAAGTTgcaatgatttatttataattcaattatataaattataacaaagtaataattattcttattttaattatacatatacgATAATTAACTATAGTTACTTATTAATTCATTATcttatacaataatttttaaagttaattgtttaatttaaattaataataattattatttaaaattatttctaattcaattatacaaattataacaaattaataattattatacgataattgtttaatttatcttttacttATACGATAATTATCTATAGCTACTTATTAATTCATTATcttatacaataatttttaaagttaattgtttaatttaaattaataataatttatttctaattcaattatacaaattataacaatttaataattattatacgataattgtttaatttatcttttacttATACGATAATTATCTATAGTTACTTATTAATTCATTATcttatacaataatttttaaagttaattgtttaatttaaattaataataattattatttaaaattatttctaattcaattatacaaattataacgatttaataattattatacgataattgtttaatttatcttttacttAAACGATAATTATCTATAGTTACTTATTAATTCATTATCTTATACAATACTTGAAACCATTAATTAACTAAAGAGCATATAAGTAATTTACACAGTTTCTCTCTCATACTTTTCTCCATTCCCAATACACAttccttcaaaccaaacatttgttttttattctctCCTTTTCATTCCCCCCATTCTCATTCCCCCATTCCCATTCCGTGATCCAAATGCACCCTTAGTTTAAagctaatccctaggtaaatataaattaacttgattattttagaagtgtattaaattgcttttttttaaagatttgttattgaatttaaaaattttattattaattgtattaacttcattatgacatacataattttattgtatgattttgttaaaatcaaaagaaaataaataaataaataaataaatgcactttttaattagcatttaactaaaataatgcaaaaaattGCTTAGaagaatgcattttttttttgaaattcttgataGTCGTGGAATACCAAAACATTagtaaaattacaaattttaatatgaatcaccaacaaaagattacatttttaattttataatataccaAGCTTTAATCTTGATAGTTGTTTTCTAAAAGATAAATGAGCACCATCTTTTATGAAGacttataaagatatatatttgttaataataatacgATAATTCTGTAAGTTAAccaataatcatatttaaatccCTTGATatgatatatgtgtgtgtgtgttttttctgtcattttgttatttatgtgTTGGGAGACAGTCatcaatatttcattttatttgttcgtaaattaagtaatattaatctaaaaattaactgaattatcaaaaagaaagaaagagaaaaaaacatatatattttttttttttggccctTTGGGAAATATTATAACATtttcaaacattattttttttatacgtatttttaagtttgataatgatttttgtttttttatttaagttttagcTTGATCGAATTTTTCGGGAAAAAAATAATCTGAAAATTTTGCTGAACTGTTTTGGGCACGCCATTCTGGTTGTATGCCAGCCTTTATCAAAACAAAGatgtttctttaaaattttaaaaaaataattaaaaaacttttttttatcaaaaaaaagtTATCGTATGACCGTATCTCTATTTTCTTACTATTTAGAAACTCAAACAAAGATGTTTccttaaaacattaaaaaaacaattttataagTCTACTCAgttataatatgatatatatttaatatttattgtcCATTGTGGCAtctctccatttttttaaattaattatttatttaccttttaattgtatttttgttaaaaaatctACTCAGTtagtatattatattatatttttcaagtttaggactaagtataaatatataattagttcaAATTAACTAAATGCACTTTGACTTAATTAAaactaatcaaaattaattttaaattttgtaatttttttagttaataataattattgttaatgttaatatttaaataagtaaatatttttattaaaaaattaatgaaataactAAAGGTTGTTTGCTTAAACAATTTCGTTGATTCTCTTGGATTAATGCTTAGTATAATTGTTAAcacaatgattttatttttattaatatgtttcATAATGGATACAACTTCGgtgacataaatatatatatatatatatatatatataataaagatcATGTGCATTCACtgtaattgtaataataataataataataataataataataatgataaaaaaatatttaataaattaatttttattagttatgacaattaaaagaaaaacaaaaacaaaacaaaaacaaaatttatttctcAAAACATAATCCTCTTCTATCTTGCTCACCAACCCTAATCCCTTGTCCCTCTCTTTTATTGGCATCGTCTCTTTCAttgctcctctctctctctctttcggCCACCATTGGAGGAGCtacgaggaggaggagaagcgaCAGTGAAAGGAGGGAGCGAATAGAAAAGAATAGgtgttgcttcttcttcttcttcttcttcttcttcttcttcgtcttcgcTAGAGGTCTTGTGTTATTATATTGGAGAAGGACTGAAGCACTCACGCTTGGGTTTTCGATCAATCGCCATGGATTCGTAGCCGCAACAGCATCTGGCATAACCGCAGTAGCGTCCGACTCAGCAGAAGTAGCAGCCCGTCAGTAAACCATCATTGCTCTCTATCTTCAACCATCATTGCTCTCTATCTTCATTGGGGTCATCATCTTTGCCTTTGTCATCGCTGTGAGACAACTCTgtcttaatcctttgtttctattttatggattttatgCTTGGATCTTGGATTTTATAGGAGTTGATCTTTCTGTGGATTTCTTAgtgagaagtttttttttttcttttgaagggAATTGATGGCATGCTGTGAaagttttttattcaattgaTCATGAAAATGGTAGCATTCGTTATTGGTTTCTTGTTATTGAGTGATGGTTTCTGGAAATAGTTGCTTTGATTTGATCATGAGAATTGATTGAATTAATGGTTCACTTTAAGTATTTCCTGATTTCCTTCAGTTGATCATGAGAGTTGGTGGTCTTAATTAGTGTTTATTGCTCTCGAGTTAATTAGTGGCCTTATGTTATTATTTGCTTTGATTGATCATGAGAATTGGTCGTCTTCATGAGTGCTCCGTAAAGAAGTATGGCACACTTCAAAAGGCTATTCAGATGTACCTTGGTCTGTATTCCTCTTCAAGtttcggtttttatttttcgGTTGCTTTTTGATGTCTCCGGTTCTATTGATTTCGTCGTTTTTTTTATCTAGTATTGATCAGTTCATCAATGTTGAATGTGTGTTGCTGAGAAATGtactcaattttttaatttaatataatgctGCTATTCATTCCTCCTGTCTTCAAGCATTTTGAGAATTTAGGTTATTTTTGTCCATCACAGTGGTTAAATGAGGGATTTTGAGCATAATTTGTAATTAGCATATGTAGCTAGTTTTGACAGTGGGTAATTGGTCTCAAACTTCATAATCTTCCCATCTTATTGGAGTTAATTGAATGAATGCCTGTGTAATGTATGGTAGTATGAATTGTCTCCTTGAATGGTTATTGCctccattttcattttttttttactgcagATAGTGCCAAGGAGATCAGGCAAGAGTCCAATTTAAGCAATGCAAATCAAGCGGTAACTGAAGATAAGAGATTGTTTCTGCATTTCATTGTGATTCTGTTCTTTAGAAGAAAACAGAACCTAGTTCTTTTGCTATTTTTCTTCACTTATTAGTTTATTTCACAAGTAGGTTGCACTACCTAGCGGTAGTAGTCTCCTCTCTAGATGATATTCTTCTAGATCTTGTTGCTATTCCAAAAAAGATTTCTTGATAATTAATGAATCATTTGCATTATCAATCGAGCAACACTAAAAGAAGAGAagcagagaaagagaaaaattgAGAGAAAGTATTAGTGATTATCTTTCAACACTGTAGTAATTCAATGGTGGTTTGGTTTTTCCATTActtgtcatttattttgattaattttattttataaaatcagAGAAAGTATTAGTGATTATTTTATAAAGCAATATTTGTGAAATACCACCATGCATCTATGCCCTACCAAATACCAATTGAAAACTACTCCTACTTCtcattttattgaaattatatCATCTTaggaatgtatatatatatatatatacatattttaagaAAACCTTTGATAAAGGATGATTactgttattattgttgttattagtattttattttcaatgtgATAGATAAGAAATGAAGCAAAGCAAATCCAGCTCAACAAAACCAGCGCAGCTCACACGCCACGACATCAATTAATTCCTCTCAGTTTCACTGGAAGACCCACTCCAAGTTGGTTGAGGATTTTTAACATTTCCATTAAAAAAGGTTTGCCGCTTGAACTTAAGGTTTTTACCATTTTCACAAAACAATTTACCAAGTAAGTACTATGAGAATTCTAGTATTGCATTGCCGCAGAATAAATatacaaacataaaatacttGTTCCAATTGACTTCCTTCTAAACAGTTGCTGACACAACAGTAACAACAGCATGCATGAACGACAAACAGCAAGTAAAAACCTGAATACTGACCGAGATATAAAAAATTAGCATTTCAAATAGTAcaattttatgggttttgttaatagacaattttttttcttttttttttgataaaatttataacaattttCCCATGCAAACAGCATGCATGAACGGCAAACAGCAAGTAAttcaattttcatttgttgGATGCTTGAAATTTATAACAACTTTCCCATTAGCATCAAATGCACTCAGAttgcttttattcaaaaaaaggtATTACAAGCTAAGACCAGTACAATTTGGTATTATTCAGAAGCTCACCTTTTGTTCTTGGACTGCCCTTATTATTATAAAAGGTTACTAGATTTTGTCGTTAGCTATTGATTTCACAgcttatgtttcttttgttgtaaCTATTGTTTATACCTCTCCCTTTGCTTGGGATCCTGCCATTAGCATCCTCCACtccaaatataaaaatcaaaaaaccCCTCCCATCCAACTATCATAGCTAAACAGGAGTTGGTTGCATTTAACTAGTTTTTAAAAAGGGCAATTTTGGGAAGAAGCCAAAATAGGGATCCTAATTTCTGATTTTTGGAAATTACTTAAAAGATTGATTTTCTTACATTTGCCTCTAATTGaccttttcttatttattttcttacattgaaagtgaaaatgaaaaggagtTAATATGTATGTGGACAGATAGATAATTTTTTGATAGTATGTTTCTCGGTTGGTTATCAGAAAAAATTATCGACTATAGCTTTAATGCATAAATTCTTTTACACCAACATGAAATCCTACAACAATAGAGTTGATAGAAGATACTTGACACATGGTCCACTATAGAGTCACCatagtttgataatttttttgtttttttaaatggataaacaCGTCTGATTACACAGCTTTTTTTTCTGTTAAATAAATGTGATAGACCACTAATCACTTTTAAATGGATAAACATGATGGTTATCGTCCCTAGCTCATGTTTTCATTAAGTCAAGCTTTACTGGATTTTAATTAGATACACTTCCTGAATAGctcatgtttttgttgagtGAAATGTTTACtggattttttattgtttggtgGTATTTCTCGGTTTAAGGGCTGACCACTGTTGAATGTGTGCTTTCTAGGGATTTAAGTAGCTGTTTATATTTGGAAGCAGGCAATTCTTTCCCGGCTACAAACTTGCCGGCGAAATTTGTGGTTATTCCTTTGCTACAAACTCAATTCGTGAGTACACGCGTCCGAGAGGTCAGATCATCTACGTCTTCTatcccatttatatatatatatatatatggtgaaatttttgtatgtatatagcAATGTGTTcacacaaacaaagaaaataatcacATGTGTTATGCATGATATAGAAATATGCATGAATTAAGAATAAAGGaacaatgtattaaaaaaacttttaagcATTGTTTATATTTGTCAACCATAAAGTATCTCATGTTCACCTAATCTATATCAATTTATTTGTAGCcttattttgaatttgcaatttaatttaactctaaatatatattttttaaaaagtattcatGTGAGCATATATGGTGTATGtgttttaagtttatttttaatctataaacatgtgttaattttaaaaatcatattgtTTTATGTTATCAGAATATAAATGGGAACTAATCGAGAGTGGATGTATAATAGACTTACACACGGACATAGATTCATTAACCCTGAATTTGTGGTTGGGGTAGAGTCATTCATCCAATATGCTTGTGACCAACCGAGATTTATGGATGGTGATAAAATAAGATGCCCATGTTGTAAGTGTCAAAATCGAAGGTATGAAGTGGTTGATAATGTGAAGTTGCACCTTTTGAGGAATGGGTTTACTCAAGATTATCGTCAATGGGTATGTCATTGGGAACCTATGGTATATGCAAATTGTAGTGAAACTCAGTGTAATTCTTTGAGATCGCAAGATGTGGAAGGATCAAGCTCATACATGGACATGATTATTGATGCAATTGGTCCTAACTTTGATCCATATTATGATGCAAGTAAAGAGGAAATGCCAAACCTTACAACTCAAAAATTGTATGACATGCTTGATACAGCAGAAGAACCTTTATGGCCTGGATGTGTAGCTCACACTCAATTATCTGCCGTTGCCagattattaacaataaaatctgagTTTCAAATGTCAGAGAGGTGTTATGATGCTATATTGCAATTTATAAAAGAGGCATTACCAACTAATAATAAGTTGGTTGATACCTTCTATAATACAAAGAATTTTATTGCTGGCTTGGGTCTTCTATGCGAGAAAATCCATTGTTGCATAAATGGATGTATGTTATATTGGTGTGAGCATAGTGGCAGAAGAAGTTGCAAGGTTTGTGATCATCCTCGATATAAAAGCGGGAAGAGAGGCATAAGGAATCACAAAGATTATTCACTGAATCAAAAGATGTATTATTTTCCTCTGATACCTAGGCTACAAAGATTGTATGCTTCAAAGGTGACGGCGAAGGATATGAGGTGGCAcaaagagcatgataaaaaagatGGCGTGATTTGCCATCCTTCTGAGGCTGAAGCATGGAAGCAATTTGATCTCATACATCCTCTTTTCGCATCAGAGGCTCGAAATGTAAGACTTGGGTTGTCTACAGATGGGTTTCAACCATTTGGACAATCAAGCAAGCAATATTCTTGTTGGCCTGTTATTATCACACCATACAATTTACCGCCGTGGATGTGTATGAAGGacccttatatgtttttaactGTTATTGTACCTGGCCCCAAAAACCCAAAGCAGAAGTTAGATGTGTACTTGCAACCATTAATTGCAGAGTTAAAACATTTGTGGAATGTTGGAGTACAAACATATGATGTGtccaagaaacaaaattttcagatgAGAGCTGCACTCATGTGGACCATTAGTGACTTCCCAGCTTTTGCAATGTTATCAGGATGGAGTACAGCAGGCAAAAAAGCTTGTCCATATTGTATGGATAAATCAAAGTCTTTTAGCCTTGTTAATGGTGGTAAAGTTTCATGGTTTGATTGTCATCGGCAATTCCTACCAACACATCATCCTTTCAGAAGAAACAGAAAATGATTTCCTAAAGAACAAGATTGAAGAGTCACCACCTCCATCTATTTTTTCTGGGcatcaaattttgaaacaaatcgAAAACttaaagttgaagaaaataaCAGAAGTTGGTGCTGAACAATGGAATGCTCCTATTTGTAAGTCAAGTGGATGGCACAAGCGTAGCATATTTTGGGATTTGCCTTATTGGAGTACTAATCTCATCCGCCATAATCTTGATGTCatgcatattgaaaaaaatgtttttgaaaatgtgtttgACACAGTGATGGATGTGGAAGGCAAAACCAAAGATAATGCAAAAGCAAGAGAGGATGTGAAAATATATTGCAAGCGTAAAGAATTGGAGAAAAATGAAGCGACTGGGAAATATCCAAAAGCTTGCTATAGCTTAagtaaggaagaaaaaaaagttgtttgtgaaTGGGTAAGTCAACTTCGATTTCCGGATGGGTATGTTTCAAATATGGCAAGGTGTGTTGATATGTGCAAGTATAAAATGTATCGAATGAAAAGCCATGATTGCCATGTATTCATGCAAAGGTTAATCCCTATAGCCTTTCGTGAATTATTACCATTGTCGGTATGGAAAGCTTTGATAGAGCTAAgcttatttttcaaagatcttaCTTGTTCGACGATTAGAGTGGAAGACATGAATAGGCTTATCAAAGAAATTCCTGTAATATTGTGCAAGTTGGAGCGTATATTCCCTCCGGGTTTCTTTGACTCAATGGAACATTTTCCAATCCACTTACCATATGAAGCAAAGATAGCAGGGCCAGTGCAATATCGTTGGATGTACCCATTTGAGAGgtaaactttaatataaattcagcctatatgattttgtataatgtctaattttttttaatttgatataactattcttatttataatttaggttCTTGCGTCATTTAAAGAAGAAAGTAACTAACAAAGCCAAGGTTGAAGGTTCAATTTGTAATGCGTACTTAGTTGAAGAAGCATCAACTTTTTGTTCATATCACTTTGAGCCTCATGTGAACACAAAGTTAAGAAAAATACCTCGTAATGAtgatggaggagaggttgaaacATCTGAAGGtcttttatcaatatttaattttcctgGTCAACCATATGGGCAAGCAAAATCAAGGCGTTTGACTGATAAAGAATACCATCAAGCTCAAACTTATGTCTTACTAAATTGTGATGAGGTTCAACAATATGTCAAGTATGCTTCTCtacttcaatttaattaaaaagaaaacttttagtttctttttttaacacaaatagTTTCACCTTTGAAGGATATTTGTGGAAGAGGTGGTGGGAAATACACCTAATATAACTGATGCACAAGTTGATGGTAAATTGGAAAATGAATTTGCTAACTGGTTTAAGATTTACGTAAGTCTTAACCTTTATATCTTATTTATCAATCttattatattgatttcttgtctattaatattaatagtgcATCTTATTATGTAGGCATGGGATCCTAATAAGAATGTGACCAATCAAATGATGAAGGATCCCGCAACTGGGCCTTTAAAAGTTGTGATGACTTATCCATTATATTTCATCAAAGGGTGTAAATTTCACACAACTCGAGCATGAGTGCGAGAAGAATGACACAAAAGTGGAGTTTGTGTAAAGGGTTCCAATTACATGCAACATCATATGATTATTATGGTCTTTTGAGGGAGATTATACAATTAGAGTATCCTGCACTCCCAATAAAAAGGACTACGTTGTTCAAG
It includes:
- the LOC120263171 gene encoding uncharacterized protein LOC120263171 — its product is MVVKFHGLIVIGNSYQHIILSEETENDFLKNKIEESPPPSIFSGHQILKQIENLKLKKITEVGAEQWNAPICKSSGWHKRSIFWDLPYWSTNLIRHNLDVMHIEKNVFENVFDTVMDVEGKTKDNAKAREDVKIYCKRKELEKNEATGKYPKACYSLSKEEKKVVCEWVSQLRFPDGYVSNMARCVDMCKYKMYRMKSHDCHVFMQRLIPIAFRELLPLSVWKALIELSLFFKDLTCSTIRVEDMNRLIKEIPVILCKLERIFPPGFFDSMEHFPIHLPYEAKIAGPVQYRWMYPFERFLRHLKKKVTNKAKVEGSICNAYLVEEASTFCSYHFEPHVNTKLRKIPRNDDGGEVETSEGLLSIFNFPGQPYGQAKSRRLTDKEYHQAQTYVLLNCDEVQQYVKIFVEEVVGNTPNITDAQVDGKLENEFANWFKIYAWDPNKNVTNQMMKDPATGPLKDKMLTLKQHAISVDPASTNSDLLQR